The Aureispira anguillae genome contains a region encoding:
- a CDS encoding choice-of-anchor L domain-containing protein, translating to MMRLSLMLAFLFVTVIVTHGQLSVQKGFTAQQLGNNLAGANINIINPSIVGDTSQYGLFNFTGTGLGLSSGVILSTGDINDAVGPNVNGGTSTAYNLPGDPDLAALAGFATQDAVVFEFEFEVQGDELEFNFVFLSEEYNEFVNTGFNDVFAFYISGPGITGQENLAVVPGTTTPVTINSINNGSFWQFYNDNTAATVNVEFDGFTTLMKARRTNLTPCGVYKLSLRIADGSDDRLDSGVLLQENSLVSNSIAVNSTTVSTDTTALEGCIPARFTFNLGATATTDLNIPIRLGGTALNGVDYSFIDSIITIPAGQTSSTLIVNALADGITEGRETIELYYSPSSCAPEDTVLLYIDDATSITFDALGTNLTCNGNASGSIGVNITGGAPPYNVTYIDTATGVSNTIPATALPITGLDATSYLLRISDQYGCTADAIVVGGNFNAGQTFLPDGTGASYTSDITISGFNAGQTLNSIQQINSICATMEHSYASDLTIELVAPSGQSIQLKNVGTTGSGVNTCDLGEPIASGPTDNWSTSNTNPGVGYQYCWTNSPTYATMNDMVSTTPPGPPPSHTFTTLAGNSYTDYYLPAGSYAPRQSFFGLLGTNLNGNWTLRVTDNFSQDNGYIFDWSISLQTDLPDSIVTLTEPPAPLISHTATNPGCGLSDGAIDLTTTGNHAPFTFAWSNGATVEDISGLPAGSYNVTITDTMSCTFNYTVNLSNTGSVAISANLTHETCEGANNGAIDLSVGAGAFTYNWSNGTTNEDLSNLAPGTYTVTVSDGSCIGVESYTINAAAAIVITSSITNENCGDQEGIINISLQGGMHPFTYAWSNGETNQNIDDLQQGNYYVTVTDANNCTKVDSFTVINLVGNCVPSCDLDITSFLVANENCADGTGSIDITVFTTSGPITYNWSNGATSQDLSGLSAGTYAVTVTDAISCTDTMSFTIINQTSGISITAMNVTNEYCGNAAGAIDAVISGGAQPYTYLWSNGATSQDLTGLSAGAYSLTVTDGNGCKYVNNGTVTNNAGNFAQTYGNAVDEVCSNGAGSIDIVFSGGQQPYTFTWSNGAITEDLTGLSAGTYTCTVVDAGGCTVTTPSYVINNNAGGLTFDNVDVDDETCGNGQGEITLTVSGGQTPYTYSWNTGATNSMLTGLSAGTYAATVTDNSGCAIHTNTLNVANNSGSLSLDAVQAQDETCGSGTGSVDITVSGNTGPLTFAWSNSSTSEDLSNLSAGNYNCTITDSVGCAVYANATVNNDPGALSIDNTVIVDETCGQSDGSVGIVVSGATAPTTYLWSNGSTVQNLANIQGGSYTITITDAIGCTVSGNANVQNNTGTLSLNGQIITNEVCGNGAGSIDLNVSGGTAPLSFLWSNTATTEDLTNLSSGTYTCTITDASGCDLIAGPYTINNSSGTLSQGTHTVTDEICGNGAGAIDITVNGGTAPLTFLWSNTATTEDLTALSAGTYTCTVSDASGCSMTITETVQNNAGGLSISNAQVTDENCTDGAGAIDITIAGGTPTYTYLWSNAAVTEDLTALSAGNYAVTVTDANGCVVSNSYTVNNNSANFQLVGTNTTNENCGDGTGAIDVTLTGGQAPFTYVWSNGGVTEDLTGLNAGVYAGTVTDANGCVVTHSSSIQNDPGSLVVSNDSIVNATCGASNGAIYLTVSNGTSPYTYLWSNGATVQNLTGLTGGTYTCVVTDAGGCTTNYSGTVQDLGGNLQIASNSIVDDACNQGIGSITTTVTGGGQPYTYNWSAVATNPCCSYQLHMYDLNGNGWGGTPPPSVNVYINNSLYGSFTVPPGPGNSFNDAAIPVCTGDTIAVEYIAAAQNGNNLYLLLNSAGDTVFQDGPNPFSGGIAYSEAVTCSFVGQGTNALSNLLAGNYSLTVTDTNGCSVSQNYTVNNNSGLVNVSLNTQTDEICGQANGTIDVTVTGVLAPTFLWSNGATSEDIASLTAGTYTITVTDPSNGCTASNSYTVNNNTNGLVVSDTTITNETCGNGQGAIDLTIAGGALPYSFAWSNGSGTEDIILLTAGTYTVTITDNTGCNLVESYTVINNANGITASAISTNETCGDGTGAIDMTVSGGTTPYSFNWSNGAVTEDLTGLSAGIYTCTITDGASCLFVFADTISNTSSSITITNSTINDAFCGNNDGEVTLTLTGGVAPLTYNWSTGATSQNLTNVFPGTHSITITEANGCQLIDSFVVGNDAFFTVDDTVIVNELCGDATGSIDIQVSLGGGPGPGPTPDFVWSTGATTEDIAGLSAGTYTVTISVNVGPGGGCSAIENYVVLNDQGTVSIDSMVHIDETCSQANGSIDVYISGDTVPCTYVLNMFDSFGDDWNGAFIDVLVNGVSVGNYSAIGSGSSANIVVPNGGTIELIYNSGPFDTENSYELVLGTTTLFSDGPSPLIGSAYSTSCASTTPLTLTYLWSNSATTQDLTGVQAGTYSLTITDNNGCEVSDSVTLTNNTFGFGIAGAQLTDEQCGDGTGAIDLTVSGGTPSYTFAWSNSAVTEDLSGLSAGSYTVTVTDNAGCATIQSYTINNNTNNFNSSATITPANCAAADGVVNTTTVGGTAPYTFVWSNGATTDDLNGVVSGTYGVTITDATGCILTNSYTVPNSGGGLGVNSTPTAATCGLANGGMSLTVTGGTPPYTYAWSTGATVSAVTGLTGGTYGVTITDANGCELVPPIVIPNIGNPVTLIASDTTTASCSTCSDGAVDITLGNAGAPYTFVWSNSATTEDLTNVLPGTYQVTITDVNGCTLDTAFVVSFTTGLVELEGMEFKVYPNPSTGTVYIEFTQNPAEEIQVEVFNTLGQRIIERTYDAQSIQDRIRIEVDNTVSGTYMMKISSAGQYTTKRVVILKE from the coding sequence ATGATGAGATTATCTTTAATGCTCGCCTTTTTGTTTGTCACAGTAATTGTTACTCATGGTCAGTTGTCCGTCCAAAAAGGATTTACAGCTCAACAATTGGGGAATAATTTAGCAGGGGCAAACATTAACATTATTAATCCGTCCATTGTTGGAGATACAAGCCAGTATGGTTTGTTTAATTTCACGGGTACAGGCTTAGGACTGTCCTCAGGAGTGATTTTATCTACAGGAGACATCAATGATGCTGTAGGACCAAATGTCAATGGAGGAACTTCTACTGCTTATAATTTGCCAGGAGATCCTGATTTGGCAGCCTTGGCTGGATTTGCTACTCAGGATGCGGTTGTTTTTGAATTTGAATTTGAGGTACAAGGAGATGAACTAGAATTTAACTTTGTATTCTTATCGGAAGAATATAATGAATTTGTAAACACTGGGTTTAATGATGTATTTGCTTTTTACATTAGTGGGCCAGGGATTACAGGACAAGAAAACTTGGCTGTAGTGCCAGGGACGACTACCCCTGTAACGATCAACAGTATTAATAATGGTTCATTTTGGCAATTTTACAATGACAATACAGCAGCTACTGTAAATGTCGAATTTGATGGCTTTACAACCTTGATGAAAGCAAGGAGAACCAATTTAACACCTTGCGGTGTTTATAAATTATCCCTGCGTATTGCAGATGGCTCAGACGATCGACTAGATTCGGGGGTATTATTGCAAGAAAATTCATTGGTTTCCAATAGTATTGCTGTAAATTCAACAACAGTAAGTACAGATACAACGGCTTTGGAAGGCTGTATTCCTGCACGATTTACATTTAATCTAGGAGCAACAGCTACTACAGACTTAAATATTCCAATTCGTCTAGGAGGAACAGCCTTGAATGGGGTAGATTATTCTTTTATTGATTCTATTATTACAATCCCTGCGGGGCAAACATCTTCTACTCTAATTGTAAATGCACTCGCAGATGGAATAACAGAAGGTAGAGAAACAATTGAACTCTATTATAGTCCTTCTTCTTGTGCTCCAGAAGATACAGTTTTGTTGTACATTGATGATGCTACTTCTATTACTTTTGATGCTTTAGGGACAAATTTAACCTGTAATGGAAATGCATCTGGCTCCATTGGAGTAAATATAACGGGAGGAGCGCCTCCTTATAATGTCACTTATATTGATACTGCAACAGGAGTATCCAATACCATTCCTGCAACCGCTTTGCCTATTACTGGCTTGGATGCAACCTCTTATTTGCTGAGAATTTCGGATCAATACGGCTGTACTGCTGATGCGATAGTTGTCGGGGGCAATTTTAATGCAGGACAAACCTTTTTGCCTGATGGAACGGGAGCCTCTTATACTTCAGATATTACCATTAGTGGTTTTAATGCAGGGCAAACCCTAAACTCAATCCAACAAATTAACTCCATTTGCGCTACAATGGAACACTCTTATGCGAGTGATTTGACCATTGAATTGGTTGCGCCAAGTGGTCAGTCTATCCAATTAAAGAATGTGGGAACAACAGGTTCTGGAGTAAATACTTGCGATCTTGGAGAGCCGATTGCTTCAGGTCCTACTGATAACTGGAGTACTTCTAATACAAATCCTGGCGTGGGGTATCAATATTGTTGGACAAATTCACCAACTTATGCCACTATGAATGATATGGTTTCTACTACTCCTCCTGGACCACCGCCATCTCATACCTTTACTACATTGGCAGGTAACTCTTATACCGATTATTATTTGCCAGCAGGCTCTTATGCCCCTCGCCAATCTTTCTTTGGTTTATTGGGGACTAATTTGAATGGCAACTGGACCTTGAGAGTAACCGATAATTTTTCTCAAGACAACGGATATATTTTTGATTGGTCAATTAGTTTACAAACTGATTTGCCAGATTCTATTGTAACGTTGACAGAACCACCTGCGCCACTTATCTCTCACACCGCTACAAACCCTGGCTGTGGCTTGTCAGATGGTGCTATTGATTTAACGACTACAGGAAACCATGCTCCATTTACCTTTGCATGGTCAAATGGGGCTACGGTAGAAGATATTTCAGGTCTGCCAGCAGGCTCTTATAACGTGACAATAACAGACACGATGAGTTGTACATTTAATTATACCGTCAACTTATCCAATACAGGCTCTGTTGCTATTAGTGCTAATCTTACCCATGAAACTTGTGAAGGGGCGAACAACGGAGCCATTGATCTTTCGGTAGGAGCAGGTGCATTTACCTACAATTGGTCCAATGGTACAACCAATGAAGATTTATCAAATCTAGCTCCTGGTACTTATACCGTAACGGTTTCAGATGGTAGCTGTATAGGAGTGGAAAGTTATACCATCAATGCTGCTGCTGCAATTGTTATAACTTCGTCGATCACCAATGAAAATTGTGGAGATCAAGAAGGAATTATTAACATCTCTTTACAAGGAGGGATGCATCCTTTTACTTATGCTTGGTCGAATGGAGAAACCAATCAAAATATTGATGATTTACAACAAGGAAATTATTATGTAACGGTTACAGATGCGAACAACTGTACAAAAGTAGATTCTTTTACAGTAATTAATTTAGTTGGTAATTGTGTTCCTAGTTGTGATTTAGACATTACTAGTTTTCTGGTTGCCAATGAAAACTGTGCAGATGGGACAGGATCTATCGACATTACTGTTTTCACAACAAGTGGTCCAATCACTTATAATTGGTCGAATGGTGCTACTTCTCAAGACCTTTCAGGTCTATCAGCAGGTACTTATGCGGTTACCGTAACGGATGCTATTAGTTGTACAGACACGATGAGTTTTACAATTATCAATCAAACAAGCGGAATTAGCATCACTGCTATGAATGTAACCAATGAATATTGTGGCAATGCTGCTGGAGCAATTGATGCTGTGATTTCAGGGGGCGCTCAACCTTATACCTATTTGTGGTCAAATGGTGCTACTTCTCAGGATCTTACTGGTTTATCCGCAGGAGCTTATAGCTTGACAGTAACGGATGGAAATGGTTGTAAATATGTTAACAATGGTACTGTTACCAATAATGCTGGGAATTTTGCTCAAACTTATGGCAATGCAGTAGACGAAGTTTGTTCTAATGGAGCAGGTTCTATTGATATTGTTTTTAGTGGAGGGCAACAACCTTATACTTTTACATGGTCAAATGGTGCGATAACAGAAGATTTAACAGGCTTGTCAGCAGGAACCTATACTTGTACGGTAGTAGATGCTGGTGGTTGTACTGTGACAACTCCAAGTTATGTGATTAATAACAATGCAGGCGGTCTAACCTTTGATAATGTGGATGTAGATGATGAAACCTGTGGTAATGGACAAGGGGAAATTACCTTGACGGTTTCAGGAGGACAAACTCCATATACCTATAGTTGGAATACAGGCGCAACAAACTCTATGTTGACGGGTTTATCAGCAGGAACCTATGCTGCAACAGTAACCGACAACAGTGGTTGTGCTATTCACACCAATACCTTAAACGTAGCGAATAATAGCGGTTCATTATCACTAGATGCCGTTCAAGCACAGGACGAAACCTGTGGTAGTGGAACAGGAAGTGTAGATATTACGGTATCTGGCAATACGGGACCATTAACATTTGCTTGGAGTAATAGCTCTACCTCAGAGGATTTATCCAATTTATCAGCTGGAAATTACAATTGTACGATTACGGACTCTGTCGGTTGTGCAGTTTATGCAAATGCTACAGTGAATAATGACCCTGGTGCATTGAGTATTGACAATACCGTTATTGTAGATGAGACCTGTGGGCAAAGTGATGGTTCTGTTGGGATTGTTGTTTCAGGAGCGACTGCACCAACTACTTATCTTTGGTCAAATGGCAGTACAGTACAAAATTTAGCCAATATTCAAGGTGGTTCATATACAATTACAATTACAGATGCTATTGGTTGTACGGTATCTGGAAATGCAAATGTTCAAAATAATACAGGAACCTTATCGCTTAATGGTCAAATTATTACCAATGAGGTCTGTGGCAATGGAGCTGGTTCTATTGACCTCAATGTATCAGGAGGAACAGCGCCACTATCCTTCTTATGGTCTAATACAGCAACAACAGAAGATTTAACTAACTTGTCATCAGGAACCTATACTTGTACGATAACAGATGCTTCGGGTTGTGATTTAATCGCAGGTCCCTATACCATAAACAATAGCTCTGGAACCTTATCACAAGGAACGCATACGGTAACGGATGAAATTTGTGGCAATGGAGCAGGGGCGATTGATATTACTGTAAATGGAGGGACAGCTCCTCTAACGTTCTTGTGGTCGAATACTGCAACAACAGAGGACTTAACCGCTTTGTCAGCAGGAACCTATACTTGTACGGTTAGTGATGCCTCAGGTTGTTCTATGACTATAACAGAAACAGTTCAGAACAATGCAGGAGGTTTATCGATTTCTAATGCTCAGGTAACGGACGAAAATTGTACAGATGGTGCAGGGGCGATTGATATTACAATTGCTGGTGGTACGCCAACTTATACCTATTTATGGTCCAATGCTGCTGTAACCGAAGATTTGACAGCTTTGAGTGCAGGAAACTATGCAGTGACGGTAACCGATGCCAATGGCTGTGTAGTTAGCAATTCTTATACCGTTAATAATAACTCTGCTAATTTTCAATTGGTGGGAACGAATACTACGAATGAAAATTGTGGAGATGGGACAGGAGCAATTGATGTTACCTTAACTGGTGGTCAGGCGCCCTTTACTTATGTTTGGTCGAATGGAGGAGTAACAGAAGATTTGACGGGTTTAAATGCAGGTGTTTATGCAGGAACGGTAACCGATGCCAATGGTTGTGTGGTTACACATTCTTCTAGCATCCAAAATGATCCAGGCTCTTTGGTTGTTTCTAACGATAGTATTGTTAATGCTACTTGTGGTGCTTCTAACGGAGCAATTTATTTGACCGTTTCTAACGGAACTAGCCCTTATACTTACTTGTGGTCGAATGGAGCAACCGTTCAAAACCTTACGGGTTTGACAGGAGGGACTTATACTTGTGTTGTAACTGATGCTGGTGGTTGTACCACAAATTATTCTGGTACTGTTCAGGATTTGGGTGGCAACCTACAAATTGCTAGTAATTCTATTGTAGATGATGCTTGTAACCAAGGAATAGGATCGATAACGACTACTGTAACAGGTGGTGGACAACCTTATACCTATAATTGGTCAGCAGTTGCTACAAACCCATGTTGTTCTTACCAACTTCATATGTATGATTTGAATGGCAATGGATGGGGAGGAACGCCACCTCCTTCGGTAAATGTTTACATTAATAATTCATTATATGGTTCCTTTACGGTTCCTCCTGGACCAGGAAATAGCTTTAATGATGCTGCAATTCCTGTTTGTACTGGAGATACAATTGCTGTAGAATACATCGCTGCCGCTCAAAATGGCAACAACTTATATTTGTTGTTAAATTCGGCAGGAGATACCGTATTCCAAGATGGACCTAATCCATTTTCTGGAGGAATCGCTTATTCAGAAGCGGTTACTTGTTCTTTTGTGGGGCAAGGAACCAATGCGCTTTCTAATTTATTGGCAGGTAATTATAGTCTAACGGTAACCGATACCAATGGTTGTTCTGTTAGTCAAAACTATACAGTTAATAATAATAGTGGACTTGTTAATGTAAGTTTAAATACACAAACAGATGAGATTTGTGGTCAAGCAAATGGTACGATTGATGTAACAGTTACTGGAGTACTAGCTCCAACGTTCTTGTGGTCAAATGGGGCAACTTCAGAAGATATAGCCAGTTTGACGGCAGGTACTTACACCATTACGGTAACCGACCCAAGTAATGGCTGTACAGCAAGTAACAGTTATACCGTGAATAACAATACCAATGGTTTGGTGGTCTCAGATACGACTATTACTAACGAAACTTGCGGAAATGGACAAGGAGCTATTGATCTGACAATTGCAGGAGGTGCTTTGCCTTATTCTTTTGCATGGAGTAATGGCTCTGGAACAGAAGATATTATTTTGTTAACAGCAGGCACTTATACGGTAACAATTACGGATAATACAGGTTGTAATTTAGTAGAATCCTATACTGTTATTAACAATGCGAATGGAATTACTGCTTCTGCTATTTCGACCAATGAGACTTGTGGAGATGGAACAGGAGCGATTGATATGACCGTTTCAGGAGGAACAACTCCCTATAGTTTTAATTGGTCAAATGGTGCCGTAACAGAAGATCTTACAGGTTTATCAGCAGGCATTTATACCTGTACCATTACCGATGGGGCAAGCTGTTTATTTGTTTTTGCGGATACCATCAGCAATACCTCTAGTTCTATAACCATTACCAATTCAACGATTAACGATGCTTTTTGTGGGAATAATGATGGGGAAGTGACCTTAACACTCACAGGAGGTGTTGCTCCATTAACTTATAATTGGAGTACAGGAGCTACGAGCCAGAATCTAACCAATGTTTTCCCTGGTACGCACTCTATTACAATTACAGAAGCCAATGGATGTCAATTGATTGACTCCTTTGTGGTGGGCAATGACGCTTTCTTTACGGTAGATGACACCGTGATTGTTAACGAGCTATGTGGAGACGCTACAGGTTCTATTGATATTCAGGTTAGTTTAGGTGGAGGTCCTGGTCCTGGTCCAACTCCTGACTTTGTATGGTCAACTGGTGCAACGACAGAGGATATTGCAGGGTTGTCAGCAGGAACATACACGGTTACCATTAGTGTGAATGTTGGACCTGGAGGTGGCTGTTCTGCCATTGAAAACTATGTTGTTTTGAATGATCAAGGAACCGTAAGCATCGATTCTATGGTACATATTGATGAAACTTGCTCACAAGCCAATGGTAGTATTGATGTTTATATTTCAGGAGATACTGTTCCTTGTACTTATGTACTGAATATGTTTGATTCTTTTGGTGATGATTGGAATGGTGCATTTATAGATGTTTTGGTGAATGGAGTATCGGTCGGAAATTACTCGGCGATAGGTTCTGGTTCATCGGCTAATATTGTGGTACCTAATGGTGGAACAATTGAATTGATTTATAACTCAGGACCTTTTGATACTGAAAATAGTTATGAATTAGTATTGGGAACAACAACCTTGTTCTCTGACGGGCCAAGTCCATTAATTGGATCGGCTTATTCAACGAGTTGTGCTTCAACAACACCTTTGACCTTAACGTATTTATGGTCTAACAGTGCAACTACTCAGGATTTGACAGGGGTACAAGCAGGAACATATAGTTTGACAATAACCGATAATAATGGTTGCGAGGTTAGTGATTCTGTAACACTAACTAACAATACTTTTGGATTTGGAATAGCGGGGGCTCAATTGACGGATGAACAGTGTGGCGATGGAACAGGAGCTATTGACCTAACTGTTTCAGGAGGTACTCCTAGTTATACTTTTGCTTGGTCTAACAGCGCCGTAACAGAAGATCTTTCGGGCTTATCAGCAGGAAGCTACACCGTTACGGTTACCGATAATGCAGGTTGTGCAACCATACAATCTTATACCATTAATAACAACACCAATAATTTTAATTCTTCAGCGACAATAACTCCTGCAAACTGTGCAGCAGCAGATGGTGTTGTAAATACAACAACGGTGGGAGGAACAGCTCCTTATACGTTTGTATGGAGCAATGGAGCGACAACAGATGACCTTAATGGAGTGGTTTCTGGAACTTATGGCGTAACCATTACCGATGCGACAGGATGTATCTTGACCAATAGCTATACTGTACCAAATTCTGGTGGAGGGCTAGGAGTTAATTCTACTCCAACTGCGGCTACTTGTGGATTGGCAAATGGAGGAATGTCCTTAACCGTGACAGGTGGAACTCCACCTTATACTTATGCTTGGAGTACAGGAGCAACCGTTTCAGCGGTTACTGGTTTGACGGGAGGAACCTATGGTGTTACAATTACAGATGCAAATGGCTGTGAGTTGGTACCACCAATTGTCATTCCTAATATTGGTAATCCTGTGACTTTGATTGCAAGTGATACAACGACTGCTTCCTGCTCGACTTGTAGTGATGGAGCTGTTGATATAACACTGGGGAATGCTGGTGCTCCTTATACGTTTGTTTGGTCCAATAGTGCGACAACAGAAGATTTGACCAATGTATTGCCTGGTACTTATCAAGTTACAATAACCGATGTGAATGGTTGTACATTAGACACTGCTTTTGTGGTGAGCTTTACGACAGGATTAGTTGAACTGGAAGGGATGGAGTTTAAGGTATACCCTAATCCATCAACTGGAACCGTTTATATTGAGTTTACACAAAATCCTGCTGAAGAAATTCAAGTGGAGGTGTTTAATACACTTGGACAACGAATCATAGAACGCACTTATGATGCACAATCTATTCAAGATCGTATCCGCATAGAGGTAGACAATACCGTTTCTGGCACTTATATGATGAAAATTTCTTCTGCTGGGCAATACACTACCAAACGAGTAGTAATTTTAAAAGAATAA